The Panicum hallii strain FIL2 chromosome 5, PHallii_v3.1, whole genome shotgun sequence genome contains the following window.
AGCCCAGGCCCCCTTGAAGTAGAGAGCGTTGGCGAGGACGAGCACGGTGGACGAGTCGACGGAGCCGGGAGGGAGGACGTCGCGTATGAGCCCTTTGGTCGCCTCGCTCACGAAGGCGTTGACTCGCCGCCTCGCCTGCTCGGGCTCCGAGAAGAAGTCCACGGACACCGCGACCGCGGCGTAGCGCGACGCGGCGGTGTCCGCGAACTCCGGCACGAGCGCCCGGTTCCGGTCCACCCAGACGCCGCAGGCGAACGACGTCTGCGGGAGGTCGCGGAGCGTTCCCAACAGCGCCGtcgccgcggcgcggcgcagctcGTCGAGCGACTCCGACCCCAGGAAGCCCAGGAGCTCGCGCTGCGTCTCGCCCCGCGAGCCGGCGGCCACCAGCGCGAACGCCGCGTGGAAGGACAGCGGCGAGACGATGAAGTTGCGggcctcgccgccgctgccacccACCGCCGCCCGCAGGCCGACCTGCCTCGCGAGCGGCAGGCACGACGCCCTGCCGTCCGCGTCGCAGTCCGACGACACCACCATGTCCATGGGGGCAGGGCGGCCGCCGCAGGGGAAGAACACACCCggctcgccgctgccgccttcCGGAGCCGCAGCCCCGCCGCCGAAGCCTCCGAACGGCACCTCGCCGGGCGGTCCCCACGGCATGTTCAACTCTAAGGGAACACCAAATGGATTCGCGAACGCGGGCGTGTTCCACGGGAAAGGATCGTTAGGTGGCTGCGCGAACACGGGCGCGCGCGGGTGCTGGTGGAGCGCCCAAGGGTGCGGCGGGGCGAAGGCGAGCCAAGGCCCCGGCGGCGTGGCCCGGAAGCTCAGCAGGTCGCCCGCCCCCTGCCCTCGGCCCGTGTTCACGccacgcgcccgccgcccctcgttGCCGCGGCGGGAGGCTGCTCGCGTCGCGACGGGCGTTCGATCGTCACCGCCCTTCTCCGACCGTCcgtcgcggcgcggcgagctcaTGGCGTATTCGTGCGCTGCGTGGCTTCGGAGCTCACAGCGCTCCGGCCGCCCACGGGGTACAATTCGTCGCACTAGCACGCCGCGGGGTCGATcgcttcgccgccgccggcgaactGAAACGAAAGTTAGCGTCGAGCTTACTCTACGTATGAACAACACGCTTACACGCACGAATGTCCTGCGCGTGTTCAATTCTTCCCTCCGCGGAATTCCGCCGGCTCACCAGCGACCGGCCGACCGCACGGATTGGAAGCTAGACTGGATGCCTGCGCGCGATGGGAATATCGGATGATGCGCGGGGCGCTCCATTTATCGAGAGCGGGCTTTGCATTGCGCCGCTTGTTTCGTGAATGGCACGCTAGCTCGCTCCAAGTCAACGGGCGCTCGAGTACGCTAACGAGCAAGAGCAAGAGCATCTTCAGCAATACCTCTAAACCATGACCTTTACTTACTGAGTATGGGGTTCTTCTATTTTCTGCACCTAACTCTAGTAAGAGCTCCTTAATCTCAGCCCCTATTTCTCTCTCTTCTATTTTAATATATTCTCCATATATATTCTTCATCTCTCATCATTATAATtcaaatataaatatttttggAGCATGACAATGAACGATATTCAAATTCACAATTTCAAACGTGacaattcaaatccaaatttAAATACTTATAAAATATAAAACTACAAAGGTATTTCGAAATTGTCCATCCCACCACATAACACAAAATGAATTATGACAACAAATCATACCAATTAGAGCCATGGAATGCCCACAAATGCTCCACCAGATTCAGGTTGGCAACGGGGCTAGTGGGCTGGGGATCTACGGGGACCCGCCCCGATAACAACAGAAATGGAGGGCCGGCGGGGCGGGACCCCGAAATGCAGCCAGGGCAGGGCTAGGGGGCAAATTTGACCTGTGGGGGCCCGTGGAGCCCTGAAAATAAAAAAGCTAGCCCATAAGATAAGCAGCCCAATACAGCCCAACTGAGCTAATCTAATCCCTGACC
Protein-coding sequences here:
- the LOC112895365 gene encoding putative serpin-Z12; translation: MPWGPPGEVPFGGFGGGAAAPEGGSGEPGVFFPCGGRPAPMDMVVSSDCDADGRASCLPLARQVGLRAAVGGSGGEARNFIVSPLSFHAAFALVAAGSRGETQRELLGFLGSESLDELRRAAATALLGTLRDLPQTSFACGVWVDRNRALVPEFADTAASRYAAVAVSVDFFSEPEQARRRVNAFVSEATKGLIRDVLPPGSVDSSTVLVLANALYFKGAWARPFDPSRTFAAPFHLPGGDTVRAPFMTASLFGFKEQRVAVFPGFKALNMPYKIGGGARQAAFYMLLLLPDGEALGIDDLYDKAVSTPGFIRKHTPSDEVPVGRFMVPKFKFTFEFEASVDMQELGVTRAFGGGDFSGMVAGGNGLSISGVYHKATIEVDELGTVAAAATAVCIQECARAPRPPVDFVADRPFLFAIVERRSGVVLFLGHVVNPLAE